Proteins encoded by one window of Dokdonella sp.:
- the modB gene encoding molybdate ABC transporter permease subunit: MTALAPEEWQALALSLRVAGISVLVSLPFALGLAWLLSRVRFPGRVLVEALLFLPLTLPPVVTGYALLVLFGRHGMIGEWLAQFGIVFAFRWTGAVLAAAVMGFPLLVLSIRVAFDGVDRRLERAAETLGAGAWRRFVTIVVPLSVRGIVAGCVLAFARAFGEFGATISFVSNIPGETRTLPIAIYELMNVPGGMPGVQRLTLVAFAVAIAATLAAAVLGGTAWRRRRDD; encoded by the coding sequence GTGACCGCGCTCGCGCCCGAGGAATGGCAAGCACTTGCGCTGAGCCTGCGCGTGGCCGGCATCAGTGTGCTCGTATCGCTGCCGTTCGCACTCGGCCTGGCCTGGCTGCTCTCGCGCGTGCGCTTTCCGGGGCGCGTGCTGGTCGAGGCGCTGCTGTTCCTGCCGCTGACCTTGCCGCCGGTCGTCACCGGCTACGCCCTGCTCGTGCTGTTCGGCCGCCACGGCATGATCGGCGAATGGCTCGCGCAGTTCGGCATCGTCTTTGCGTTCCGCTGGACCGGCGCGGTGCTCGCCGCCGCGGTGATGGGATTTCCGCTGCTGGTGCTGTCGATCCGCGTCGCCTTCGACGGCGTCGACCGTCGCCTCGAACGCGCCGCCGAGACGCTCGGTGCCGGCGCCTGGCGACGCTTCGTGACGATCGTCGTGCCGCTGTCGGTGCGCGGCATCGTCGCCGGCTGCGTGCTCGCCTTCGCGCGCGCGTTCGGCGAGTTCGGCGCGACGATCAGCTTCGTCTCGAACATTCCCGGCGAGACGCGCACGCTGCCGATCGCAATCTACGAACTGATGAACGTGCCGGGCGGCATGCCCGGCGTGCAGCGCCTGACCTTGGTCGCCTTCGCCGTTGCGATCGCGGCCACCCTCGCCGCCGCCGTGCTCGGCGGCACCGCGTGGAGGCGCCGCCGCGATGATTGA
- the modA gene encoding molybdate ABC transporter substrate-binding protein — translation MREPSPMSRLVALLACALALSSPRAYAVDVLVFAAASLKPALDSILITPDAQRIGTIRTSYAASSQLARQIQAGAPAAVFISADQDWMDVIDEAGLLTPGTRTNLLGNSLVLVAPDDSDIEVGLVHGVDLAAALGTDGRLAVGEPHSVPAGKYAKAALTALGAWDAVSMRLVAADNVRAALNFVVRREVPLGIVYRSDAVSESGVRVVDTFPASTHAPIVYPVAVLKEHDTPAARALLALLHSAGAKAVFERHGFDVPTR, via the coding sequence ATGAGGGAACCGTCCCCGATGTCACGCCTGGTGGCCCTGCTCGCCTGCGCACTCGCGCTGTCCAGCCCACGCGCGTACGCCGTTGACGTGCTCGTGTTCGCCGCGGCCAGCCTGAAGCCCGCGCTCGACTCGATTCTGATTACGCCAGACGCGCAACGCATCGGCACGATCAGGACGAGTTATGCCGCTTCGTCGCAGCTCGCCCGGCAGATCCAGGCCGGCGCGCCGGCGGCGGTCTTCATTTCCGCCGACCAGGACTGGATGGATGTCATCGACGAGGCCGGCCTGCTCACGCCTGGCACGCGCACGAACCTTCTCGGCAACTCGCTGGTGCTGGTCGCGCCGGACGACTCGGACATCGAAGTCGGACTCGTCCACGGCGTCGACCTCGCCGCCGCGCTCGGCACCGACGGCCGCCTCGCCGTCGGCGAACCGCACAGCGTGCCGGCTGGCAAGTACGCCAAGGCCGCACTGACTGCGCTCGGTGCCTGGGATGCGGTATCGATGCGCCTGGTCGCCGCCGACAACGTGCGCGCCGCGCTCAACTTCGTCGTGCGCCGCGAGGTGCCGCTCGGTATCGTCTACCGCTCCGATGCGGTCTCCGAATCGGGGGTGCGCGTGGTCGACACGTTTCCGGCATCGACGCACGCGCCGATCGTCTATCCGGTCGCCGTGCTGAAGGAACACGACACGCCGGCCGCGCGCGCACTGCTCGCCCTGCTGCACTCGGCCGGGGCGAAAGCGGTGTTCGAGCGCCACGGCTTCGACGTGCCGACACGGTGA